gATCGCTGCTGCAACAAATGACCTTCTAATTAGTTCAGGAGAACACTGAGGCATCACTAGTTGCTCACTGATGAGCTTCTGAGTCTGTTAAAAACGCTGTGTGAGATACTGCCTTCAAAAATCAGAACCTGTTTAAGCTTGGTCCTCGTTCTCAAAGGTAACCTCAAGTGAGTCCGGGGTAATGCCAGTCACAGAGCCGTCATTTTTGATATAGTAGGCAGTTTCGAAAACAAAGATCCCAACAGTCGCATTGTCAAGATCTCTTTGGgtcagcaaagagagagagacagagagagagagagagagagattctgaCCTCCACCCCATCCTCTCCGGTGTATCCACAGCGGGTGACCCTGCAGCCAGGAACACCAAACACAGTGGCCAAGGCGGAGGTCATGAAGGTCAGCTTACTGAGGTCCTCCTTCAGCCCCTGCTGGAGAACCTGAGCCATGGATGGACCTggcaacacaaatcaaaaatcatctcaaataaaacagaggAGTTCAAAAAGCAGATTAAAAAAGTAATCAGGGAGGAAGgagttaaaaaaagagtttcaagtgcaacagaaacatgaaatgATTAAGAAATactgggaagtgcaaaaacagGGGGCAGAGGGGTTTATACagaataaaagaagacaaagaatgaTGAGCTAAgctatgaaagaaaaaagagggtGAGAGGAACGACAAAAGTATgacaaaagagaggaaaaaagaaaaggaaagaagaaaaagacagaataagttaaaaaagaggaagatgattttACCCTGCAGAGCAATTAGTGCTTCATCGAGGAACTCCAGATCAACATTATAACCTGCTGCTTTGTACTCTGCCAGTCTGGCCTAtaggtgaaacacacacatcagacagTTTCTGTTATTGTAACATTCCCCCCACACCCCCACACCTACACTTTATGTGTATATCTACCTTCATATGAGCAGAGTCCTTGTCAGCACAGCCTGCGTTCGAGACAACATAGAGGTAGCCCTGGTCTGTCTTTGTCACTATGAGGTCATCCATTATTCCTCCTTTCTCATTGGTGAAGAGGGTCAAGGTTCCCTGGGggacaagaagaagagagagatagGGGTTTAAGAGTGTCTATGTGTATATTTAGTAGGTTTACTTGGTCAAGTGACCAACTCTGTTACTTCATATAAATGTCATTATAAATGTCCCTCTAAAATGATTCTATCACAGAGCTCAATAGTTTCGCTTTAGTTATATGTACTCTGTCAGCTCTAATCAATCCGGATCACTTGACCTCTAGTTTGTGAAAGGTTTCAGTCATATAGGGCtgtcacacatacactaaaCTCACATTGTCAGGGTGACCTGCATGTGTGAACCCTAAAAGTTGTCCATGTGAAGTTGAAGTGAGCTGATGTGGGAAACGCAGCAGCAAGTATTCAGGGAGATTCTCTGGGGCGACCTCAGTGCAcgtaatgggtttttttttctttgccagtatgttcttctacaCTAAACAACATGTTGCATTTATATAAGGACCAAAATGATCATCATAGTgccagactctgttgcttcgtccaccatttctgcatcttttttttaacgtcATGTCCCGCCTCGTGAGACCCCCAACCCACCCCAAATACAACAGGATTAcgctcctgctgtgaggtgcatatgtgaacagctaAGTCAGGCCGATATCACTGGAAGCCTGCCTGAgattttatataaatgtttagGACTGCATGTGCAAATGGATATTGTGATGGACCCCAGGTGGCAGTCCCCCAAACATCAAAGGTCCACTTTAGGGTCTTTAATCTCATTGTTTTGGACTGTACTCTGCACAGATAAGGATACACAGTAACACTGTACAGATAAGAATACACATTATTCAATAACTTTTTTTACAGTCAAGCATCCATCATCATTCATAAGGtttagcagaaaacaaaaacattgtttgtGAATAGAAGAGTGAATAGAAGGCCAGCCACAACTTTAAATTCAAGCTAATGTTTCTTATATCTGCATCATGTTTAATAACCAACATGAAGCCATTCTTTAACTTACCTGGTTGTCTTTGAGTTCAGCAATATCTGCAACTACTAGAGACTCCATGAACTTCACCCTGTCTTTGCCATGGACTTTGGTCtgacaggaagaaaaacaacaggatTCTGTGAGTCTGTGGATGTGATTTTGGGAGTTTGTACATGCTGTATGTATTGTGTCTGTACAtatttgtgtgtcagtttacacccgtctctctctctcacctgcagCATGTGGCTGACATCAAAGATGGAGCAGTGCTCtctggtgtgcatgtgtgagacaATGTGGCTGTCTTTGTACTGAACAGGCATACTCCAGCCTGCAAACTCCACCATCTTTCCCCCCTGCTCCTTGTGGAAGTCAAACAGCGGCGTCTTCTGCACAGCGGCCTAAAGGGAAATCAAACAACATAACGAGTGTAAGAAATAAACACAGGGAATACAAGAACGACAAATTTGGATTTTAAAATCCTAATTGGTTGAAATTATGTatctttaaaggaaaaatgtacaacatttgacatataaatacaacagaaatcAAGAAATAACACATCCTTGTTAAATAATCCATCTCCTCACACTCTGGtatacagtcaaacagtcagTTTGGCAGAATGACTTGACAGCATATTTCTGCACGCGATCAATCAGAAGCTGGGATACAGGGAGAAGTTGAACATCAGCTACTTAAGCGATCAGGTTTGGTAAAGTTGAACTACACTTATAAAGTAGTTTGAACGTTTCATCTTTGTGAATAAAAGTTATCAAGTTGTCATTGAGGAGAAGATgttaaaatataacaaaattgagaaaattaaaaaagttgcatggcagaaaatgtgcaaattgagATTATTAGAAAAGTTGCACACTTCTTCCACAGGTCAAGGAACATTtaacaaagcaaagaaaaatgttaaaggAATGTTAGATTTTGTCATATATTCAATATCTATCAATCCGCACTCTGTGTGGGGATATTACATAGGGTATAGAGGTAGCAGGATTAGTAAGGTAACACCTAAAATAACAGCTATCAACGTATgttaataaataacaataatcaaTACAGAACGATTAATGATTAATAAGTCATGTCTTTACAGCAGGCAGGAtgagagacgggggggggggtcaagaAGAGACTTCAGTTACATTTAAGAAGCCACtgaatcaaaataaagaaatgatttattttagaaTAGCCCCAAAATGTTTTATAGTTTAATTAGTTATTAATACAAATTTGGCAAAATTCCTATAAGCTCTTCAAACACTTTGCAAGAATGATCTAAACAAATTACAAACTAATTACTTAACGAAAAACGTTTCTCCAACACTGGCCTCTTTTACTGCTCATGATTCACTCCTGTATTCTCTTCCTTTCTACCCCTCTGAACTCTGACCTTTGAACCAGCCGGTGACAGGAACTTATCAGTGATAAGTGTGTGTTGGCACTTTACGTAAGACTCAATTACTTTTTGTGAAAACTGTCtgagtccaaacacacacacacacacacacacacacacacacacacacacacacacacacacacacacacacacacacacacacacacacacacacacacacacacacacacacacacacacacacacacacacacagggacttTGCTCTCTCTTCAGCCCTTTTTGTAACACTCCAAGATAAATTCTGGTTGAGCTACTATGTTTGACTGATAATGACACAAGATTATACATGTTGGGTCATAAAACTGATGCCTGTTGTGTCATATCAGTTAatgatatacacacacatcaatcaGTCAAATTGCAAATGGCATAAAAAAGGATTGATTTGCTGAATAATTAAGCCTCATATTGAGTGAGTAGGGACTGACACAGAGCTGACAGTATACTGTAGAGTCAGTCACAAGATGGTTTTAATGAAATCAGCTCAGTGAGGTGGAGCAGGGAGAGGACAGATGTTATATTACATCTGCATGACATGACTGCAGCTGTGTAGCAGTTTACTGTAACATGATGTTACATTGGCAGAGCCACTTTAATAttgcattttaaatgtgaagGGAAACGCAGCTTTAACGTCCATTTCTAACACACCTTActttacaaaatgttaaaaacgtATTGATGAAGAAGTTCATTCCGACAGACTTGAGTTCCTCGGTGATATGATAATAAGAATGTATGCTAATGCTAAAGCACTTTGGACCACTTGCAGCGCTGAAAGTTGAGCTGCTCCACTCACCTCTGCACTCGAAGCCTGTCTCTGCTGCCTCTTCCCCGCACATGCAGCTCCCGACACCCGCAGTAAACCATCCCTGGAAGCCCGCAACGCGAGCCCCGAACTCCCGGTCCGAACCAGCAACCGAGCCCACATCATGCTGCCTGAGTCCCCGCTGGAGTCTCTcagtctctcagtctctctctctcgctcgctcgctcacacacacacacacacacacacacacacacacacacacacacacacacacacacacacacacacacacacacacacacacacacacacacacacaggctccgGACAGGCACTTCCGCCGTGTTACTAAATCTTTGGACTCCTCTCGTTCTGGATTTACTGCTTTCGGGGCAAAAACACATGAAGCGGCAGCGATTGAGGAGCAAAGACTTGTGGGAAATAGAGTTAGTGGGACAATTCCATTGCGGTTGGTTGTGACTGACCTGTTTGTTGGG
This region of Labrus bergylta chromosome 12, fLabBer1.1, whole genome shotgun sequence genomic DNA includes:
- the amt gene encoding aminomethyltransferase, mitochondrial, with amino-acid sequence MMWARLLVRTGSSGLALRASRDGLLRVSGAACAGKRQQRQASSAEAAVQKTPLFDFHKEQGGKMVEFAGWSMPVQYKDSHIVSHMHTREHCSIFDVSHMLQTKVHGKDRVKFMESLVVADIAELKDNQGTLTLFTNEKGGIMDDLIVTKTDQGYLYVVSNAGCADKDSAHMKARLAEYKAAGYNVDLEFLDEALIALQGPSMAQVLQQGLKEDLSKLTFMTSALATVFGVPGCRVTRCGYTGEDGVEISVPRFRVVELTEKLLANSEVKLAGLGARDSLRLEAGLCLYGNDIDETTTPVEATLVWTIGKRRRQNKDFPGADIIVPQIKAKTARKRVGLVSTGPPVRQHTPILSSDGKVIGEVTSGCPSPCLKKNVAMGYVDAAFAKNGTAIQVEVRKKAVPATVSKMPFVPTNYYSA